GACCACCTGGGCGCTGCGCGGGAGCAGGTCGGCGGTTTGCCAGATCTCCAGCATTGCCTGGTATTCCTCGGCGTGCCGTGGGTCGGCCGCCTGCCACTGCGCGAAAGCGCGCTGTTCGGCCGCCGTGCAATCTTCGGCGTGCAGGCGCATGCACCAGTGCGCGGCGGCATCGGTGATGGCATCGTCTTCGCTGGGGATGTGGCGGTCGTGGTTCATTGCGGCTCCCGGTTTTGCGGCATTCTACCCTTGGCGCGGGGTTCCGAGAACGTGTTAATGGCGAATGACTATCAATTATCCCGAATTTCGCCGTATCTGCGGTTGGGTTGCATCTGTATCCGGCTGCCTGTCGCTGCAACGCTCGCCATCTCGCGCCATCCCCCTGATGAACCTTTCATGACAAAAGTTCGGTAGCAAAGCGCCATCCCCGTCAAAGCCATGGACACGCAAAGGGCGTCGGGCCACCAGGCCAGGCACAGCGTAGGAGCGGGGCGATGGGATCTATGGAACGCTACACGAAAGTGGGAATGCAGGAGCTCGACCAACGCCTGGCGAAGATTGTCGAGGCCGCGCGCAAGCAGCCGGTTTCGGTGTACCGCTACGGCGCGCCCTGGGTCTGGATCGTCTCCCAGGAGGACTGGCAGGGTGCCCTGCGCGAGGTCGCCAGCTGCGTGCCCCCCGGGCACTCGCTGGCGCTGCTCAAGCCGCGTATCGAGGCGTTGCTGGTCGAGCACCAGGGGCCATTGGCGAGGCTCGCCGAGCAACAGGGCATGATCATCGCCCCGCACACCCTGATGCAGGTGTTGCTGTTGCAACTGCTGTATTCGGTGCCCAGCGAAAAGCAGCTCTACGAGCAGCTCACCTACAACCTGCTGTTCCGCTGGTTCGCCGGCCTGGAACTGAAATCGCGGGTGTGGAACTTCAGCCTGTTCAGCCATGACCTCGGCGTGCTGCTGGCCAGCCCCATCGCCGTGTCGCTGTTGCAGCGCATGGTCGACGAGGTGCTCGGCGCCAGCCTGCAGGCGATGCCTGAGTTCAGCCTCAACCTGGGCCTGCTGCACAGCTGGCTGGCACGTCACGACAACCACTAGAAACCCAACCAACTGCAGGCGCTCAAGGGGGCGGTGTGGAGCATTTTTTCTTCAAACGATGCGGCGTTGGCGCAGGGGTGCTGCTGTGCCTGCTGTCGGCCACGGCGATGGCCGAGGCGCCGGCGAGCGCGCCTGAACGGCGGGTCGAGATCAACGAATACGTGGTGCGCGGCAACAGTGTGCTCGATGCCCAGGCCATCGAAGAGGCGGTGTACCCGTACCTCGGCCCGGACCGGACCCTGGCCGACCTGGAGGGCGCCCGCGAAGCCTTGCAGAAAAGCTACCAGGCCCGCGGCTACCAGTCGGTGTTCGTCGAGCTGCCGGAGCAGAAGGTCGAGGGCGGCATCGTCTACCTGAACGTGACCGAGACCAAGGTCGGGCGGGTGCGCGTGGTCGGCGCCAAGCACTACTCGCCGGTGGAAATTCGCGAGCAGGTGCCGGCGCTGGAGGAGGGCAAGGTGCCTGACTTCGCCCAGGTCCAGGATGAACTGGCGAGCCTCAACCGTACCCCTGGCCGCCAGGTCATGCCCTTGGTGCGCGAAGGCCAGCGCCCCGGCACCATGGACGTCGACCTGCAAGTCGAGGACAAGCAGCCCTGGAGTTTGACCCTGGGCCTGAACAACGACCACAGCGCCGACACCGAGAAACTGCGCAGCATCGTCAGCCTTGGCTACAACAACCTGTGGCAGGCCGGCCACAGCGTGTCGCTGACCTGGTTCACCGCCCCCGAAGACCGCGACAATGCCGAGGTCTGGTCGGGTTCCTACGCCATGCCGCTGAACGCGCGCTGGACCTTGCAGTTCTCCGGCTACCAGTCCGACAGCGACGTGGCCACCGTGGGTGGCAGCAACGTGCTGGGCAAGGGGCATTCCTACGGCGTTTCGGCCATCTACAACCTGCCGGGCGTCGGCGCCTGGGCCCATGCCTTGTCGCTGGGCGTGGACTTCAAGGACTTCGACGAGCAAGTCGCCCTGGGCAACAGCCGCGACAAGGTGCCGC
The window above is part of the Pseudomonas muyukensis genome. Proteins encoded here:
- a CDS encoding transposase; protein product: MERYTKVGMQELDQRLAKIVEAARKQPVSVYRYGAPWVWIVSQEDWQGALREVASCVPPGHSLALLKPRIEALLVEHQGPLARLAEQQGMIIAPHTLMQVLLLQLLYSVPSEKQLYEQLTYNLLFRWFAGLELKSRVWNFSLFSHDLGVLLASPIAVSLLQRMVDEVLGASLQAMPEFSLNLGLLHSWLARHDNH
- a CDS encoding ShlB/FhaC/HecB family hemolysin secretion/activation protein; this translates as MEHFFFKRCGVGAGVLLCLLSATAMAEAPASAPERRVEINEYVVRGNSVLDAQAIEEAVYPYLGPDRTLADLEGAREALQKSYQARGYQSVFVELPEQKVEGGIVYLNVTETKVGRVRVVGAKHYSPVEIREQVPALEEGKVPDFAQVQDELASLNRTPGRQVMPLVREGQRPGTMDVDLQVEDKQPWSLTLGLNNDHSADTEKLRSIVSLGYNNLWQAGHSVSLTWFTAPEDRDNAEVWSGSYAMPLNARWTLQFSGYQSDSDVATVGGSNVLGKGHSYGVSAIYNLPGVGAWAHALSLGVDFKDFDEQVALGNSRDKVPLKYAPITLGYNGYRFTEQDQLSLGLNLVAGTRSLFGYGSDDQAFDNKRFRADSSFALIKGDGSYAFDFAGNWQSASKLAFQLASGPLVSNEQFAAGGATSVRGYLAAERTGDDGVLFSQELRSPSIGRYVGSYISDWRFYLFAEGAQLRLQDALPEQDDSYSLASVGIGTRASLNDWLSGSLDWAVPLKDGPNTDKNDPRLHFSVQATF